A single window of Usitatibacter rugosus DNA harbors:
- a CDS encoding sulfurtransferase: protein MKMLKTWIPVFTGMTFLFRRVMFPFAGIAMVLFAQSALASNLIDAAWLAKNRETAGVLLIDAQPPNLYAKQHIPGAVNADVFRLASFGVRDMPLAEIEKMFQAMGLTPGKKVVMYDQGGTWFATRLFFSLTYYGFPAKDLFILDGGIAKWQALGLPVTKDATPAPSPGTFRVTKTNEDVRARMPELVAASGDTGGKVLVDALGLDYHYGATGFFNKAGHIPHAVSLPSEDLFNADKTFKSPEEMKAMLSLVGIRSDQEIQAHCGGGGAASVPYFALKHIVGYPKVKLSLESQLGWLQDDRDLPFWTYGAPGMMRETDWLQAWGGKMLRMYGIARVSVVDVRPAAAYSQGHVPFALNVPAESFRGNIGDPVKLAEILGASGVDPSHEAVVVSNAGVTKDAALAYVLLERLGQKKVSIFMESMDSIESLDRMSRRGFAVTKDVSPVRPVVYTAKTQPAAANASSAIPRVFIASGSQVPAKAPEGKVVHVPYTELLKPDGTPKEAKDIWAVLTKAGVPRYAELVAFSDDPGEAAVNYYVLKLMGYPAVKMLTPA, encoded by the coding sequence CGGCCGGGGTGCTGCTGATCGACGCACAGCCGCCAAATCTCTACGCGAAGCAGCACATCCCCGGTGCGGTGAATGCGGACGTGTTCAGGCTGGCGAGCTTCGGCGTGCGCGACATGCCGCTCGCGGAGATCGAGAAGATGTTCCAGGCGATGGGCCTCACTCCCGGGAAGAAGGTCGTGATGTACGACCAGGGCGGCACGTGGTTCGCGACCCGGCTCTTCTTCTCGCTCACGTACTACGGATTCCCCGCGAAGGATCTCTTCATCCTCGACGGCGGGATCGCGAAGTGGCAGGCGCTCGGGCTTCCGGTCACGAAGGACGCGACGCCCGCACCCTCACCCGGCACCTTCCGCGTCACGAAGACCAACGAGGACGTGCGAGCGCGCATGCCGGAGTTGGTTGCGGCATCCGGCGATACCGGCGGCAAGGTGCTCGTCGATGCGCTCGGCCTCGACTATCACTACGGCGCCACGGGATTCTTCAACAAGGCGGGCCACATTCCGCACGCGGTGTCGCTGCCCTCCGAGGATCTCTTCAACGCCGACAAGACGTTCAAGTCGCCCGAGGAGATGAAGGCGATGCTCTCGCTCGTCGGAATCCGCTCCGACCAGGAGATCCAGGCGCACTGCGGCGGGGGCGGTGCGGCGAGCGTTCCGTACTTCGCCCTCAAGCACATCGTGGGCTATCCGAAGGTGAAGCTTTCGCTCGAATCGCAATTGGGCTGGTTGCAGGACGATCGCGACCTGCCGTTCTGGACCTACGGCGCGCCCGGGATGATGCGCGAGACGGATTGGCTGCAGGCGTGGGGCGGCAAGATGCTGCGCATGTACGGCATCGCGCGCGTGAGCGTCGTGGACGTGCGGCCCGCCGCGGCCTACAGCCAGGGGCACGTGCCGTTCGCGCTCAACGTTCCCGCGGAATCGTTCCGGGGCAACATCGGCGATCCGGTGAAGCTCGCGGAGATCCTCGGCGCGTCGGGCGTGGATCCTTCGCATGAAGCGGTCGTCGTCTCCAACGCCGGCGTGACCAAGGACGCGGCGCTCGCGTACGTGCTGCTCGAGCGGCTGGGGCAGAAGAAGGTCTCGATCTTCATGGAGTCGATGGACTCCATCGAATCGCTGGACCGCATGTCTCGTCGGGGCTTCGCGGTGACGAAGGACGTCTCACCGGTGCGGCCCGTCGTCTACACCGCAAAGACACAACCGGCTGCCGCGAATGCTTCCAGTGCGATCCCGAGAGTGTTCATCGCTTCGGGCTCGCAGGTTCCGGCCAAGGCGCCGGAAGGCAAGGTCGTGCATGTGCCGTACACGGAGCTGCTCAAGCCCGACGGCACGCCGAAGGAAGCGAAGGACATCTGGGCCGTCCTCACCAAGGCGGGCGTGCCGCGCTACGCCGAGCTCGTCGCTTTCTCCGACGATCCCGGCGAGGCAGCGGTCAACTACTACGTGCTGAAGCTGATGGGCTACCCGGCCGTGAAGATGCTCACGCCGGCGTGA
- a CDS encoding VOC family protein, with the protein MSVEFHRGRLIDHVQLHVKDLAKSLAFYKAALGALGKGDIVHEGDGYFYADELFIDADASVKVLPVHIAFLAASQEEVQRFHRDALKAGGKDNGKPGPRDYHPGYYAAFVLDPDGNNIEATYHGPSTRSAPSVVFKPITPA; encoded by the coding sequence ATGAGCGTCGAATTCCACCGGGGGCGTTTGATCGACCACGTGCAGCTCCACGTGAAGGACCTCGCGAAGAGCCTCGCCTTCTACAAGGCCGCGCTCGGAGCGTTGGGCAAGGGCGACATCGTCCACGAAGGCGACGGCTACTTCTATGCCGACGAGCTCTTCATCGATGCCGATGCATCCGTGAAGGTCCTGCCCGTCCACATCGCTTTCCTGGCCGCGAGCCAGGAAGAGGTGCAGCGCTTCCATCGCGACGCGCTGAAGGCGGGTGGCAAGGACAACGGTAAGCCCGGGCCGCGGGACTACCACCCCGGCTATTACGCGGCGTTCGTGCTCGATCCCGACGGCAACAACATCGAGGCCACGTACCACGGGCCCTCGACACGGAGCGCCCCGTCGGTCGTGTTCAAGCCGATCACGCCGGCGTGA
- a CDS encoding VOC family protein encodes MLQKSPMYSYIPVKDVPRARKFYEEKVGLKAKEERAGGVVYEFGDHTACFMYPTPNAGTSAASQAFWSVDNLEREVAELKKRGVKFEEYDVPGMKTENSIATGGGAKAAWFKDTEGNIMALIQDVPQ; translated from the coding sequence ATGCTGCAGAAATCTCCGATGTATTCCTACATTCCCGTGAAAGACGTTCCACGCGCGCGCAAGTTTTACGAGGAGAAGGTCGGCCTCAAGGCGAAAGAGGAGCGCGCCGGCGGCGTGGTCTACGAATTCGGCGATCACACCGCGTGCTTCATGTATCCGACGCCCAACGCCGGCACGTCGGCCGCGAGCCAGGCTTTCTGGTCGGTGGACAACCTCGAGCGCGAAGTGGCGGAGCTGAAGAAGCGCGGCGTGAAGTTCGAGGAGTACGACGTCCCCGGCATGAAGACCGAGAACTCCATCGCCACGGGCGGCGGCGCCAAAGCCGCGTGGTTCAAGGACACCGAGGGCAACATCATGGCCCTCATCCAGGACGTGCCCCAATGA
- a CDS encoding PARP-type zinc finger-containing protein encodes MPNTFEPAATGRSKCRGCGIAIAKGELRFGERVPNAFGEGEATQWFHPLCAAFKRPDAVIAGLETAAPDLPDRATLERVAKTSSAHARLQRIDGAERSPTGQAKCRHCKEPIEKGTWRIRLVFYEEGMFSPGGYVHMACRGPYFESTELVEPVLHFSPALSVTDREELKAAMEAS; translated from the coding sequence ATGCCAAACACCTTCGAACCGGCCGCCACGGGCCGATCCAAATGCCGCGGCTGCGGAATCGCCATCGCGAAGGGCGAGCTGCGCTTCGGTGAGCGCGTTCCCAATGCTTTCGGCGAGGGCGAGGCCACGCAGTGGTTCCATCCGCTGTGCGCGGCGTTCAAGCGGCCGGACGCGGTGATCGCGGGTCTCGAGACGGCGGCGCCGGACCTTCCCGATCGCGCGACCCTGGAACGCGTGGCCAAAACGTCGAGCGCACACGCGCGTTTGCAGCGCATCGATGGCGCGGAGCGCTCACCGACAGGACAAGCCAAGTGCCGCCACTGCAAGGAGCCGATCGAGAAAGGCACCTGGCGCATCCGCCTCGTGTTCTACGAGGAGGGCATGTTCTCGCCCGGCGGCTACGTGCACATGGCCTGCCGCGGTCCCTACTTCGAATCCACCGAGCTCGTGGAACCGGTGCTGCACTTCAGCCCGGCACTCTCCGTAACGGATCGCGAGGAACTCAAGGCCGCGATGGAAGCCTCATAG
- a CDS encoding S41 family peptidase, which produces MTRTILVAIALLPGFAEAAADPPPTDMTRIFNESVARIRTDYVDVPSDQKLIGGCVSGMVAALDRYSSYIDKEKYDNLLNPKQTGVIGIEVRDRDGLIEVLTPFEGSAAARGGILAGDVIVRIDAKPVTGLPLDEIIRLLRGDKGSRIKIAIVREGEAKAREFDLEREAYSPPIADGRLLAGNIAYVRLARFSPDAMTLLADQLKKLDKEAGSNVRGLVLDLRGNTGGLLPVSIGIAAAFLPTDAPIAELRGRSKDVPMSLTAKKSNYVRGAFAPNPYEGVSEQVRQSVPLVVLVNGYTSSGAEIVAGALQDNKRAIVVGSNTAGIGTIQTLLPLGGNDGVLKLTTARYLTPKLRSFDGKGLVPDIVVEGADRRTGERDAVLERALQQLPPLKAAQTDLFPRREQ; this is translated from the coding sequence ATGACCCGGACGATCCTTGTCGCCATCGCTTTGCTGCCGGGCTTCGCCGAGGCCGCAGCCGATCCACCGCCGACGGACATGACGCGCATCTTCAACGAGTCGGTCGCGCGAATCCGTACGGACTACGTCGATGTCCCCAGCGATCAGAAGCTCATCGGCGGATGCGTCAGCGGCATGGTTGCAGCGCTCGACCGGTATTCCTCCTATATCGACAAGGAGAAGTACGACAACCTGCTCAACCCGAAACAGACAGGCGTCATCGGGATCGAGGTGCGGGACCGGGACGGGTTGATCGAGGTGCTGACGCCGTTCGAGGGGTCGGCTGCCGCACGCGGTGGAATTCTCGCCGGCGACGTCATCGTTCGCATCGACGCGAAACCCGTGACTGGTTTACCCCTCGACGAGATCATCCGCCTTCTCCGGGGTGACAAGGGCTCGCGGATCAAGATCGCGATCGTGCGCGAGGGCGAGGCGAAGGCCAGGGAGTTCGACCTGGAACGCGAGGCCTATTCCCCTCCCATCGCCGACGGCCGCCTGCTGGCCGGCAACATTGCCTACGTGCGCCTCGCCCGGTTCAGCCCGGATGCGATGACGCTGCTGGCCGACCAGTTGAAGAAGCTCGACAAGGAGGCCGGATCCAACGTTCGGGGCCTGGTCCTCGACCTCCGGGGTAACACGGGTGGCCTGCTTCCCGTGAGCATCGGGATCGCCGCCGCGTTCCTGCCCACCGATGCCCCCATCGCCGAGCTGCGGGGTCGGTCCAAGGATGTGCCGATGAGCCTTACCGCGAAGAAATCGAACTACGTTCGCGGCGCATTTGCCCCGAACCCGTATGAGGGTGTGAGCGAGCAGGTCCGGCAATCGGTCCCCCTCGTGGTGCTCGTCAACGGCTATACGTCCAGCGGCGCGGAGATCGTCGCGGGTGCCTTGCAGGACAACAAGCGCGCCATCGTCGTGGGTTCGAACACCGCGGGCATCGGGACGATCCAGACGCTCCTTCCCCTGGGCGGGAACGATGGAGTCCTCAAGCTCACGACGGCGCGCTATCTCACGCCCAAGCTCCGATCGTTCGACGGCAAGGGCCTCGTACCGGACATCGTGGTCGAAGGAGCGGATCGTCGTACGGGTGAACGCGACGCCGTGCTGGAACGCGCGCTGCAACAGCTCCCGCCTTTGAAGGCGGCGCAAACTGACTTATTTCCGAGGAGAGAACAATGA
- a CDS encoding extracellular solute-binding protein produces the protein MKAGSLARWVSTLALAALLAAQGASAAEVRVMISAGFYGAYSELAPAFEKASGHKLVTTRGPSMGDSPEAIPARIGRGEGVDVVIMDGKAIDDLAKKGQVQGDTKVAFARSQIGMVVKAGAAKPDISTVDAFKKTLLSAKSIAYSDSSSGTYLSTVLFQQLGVWEQIQSKSRKVRGPPSGEPVAAVVARGEAEIGFQQVSELMHVPGIDLVGPIPSELQSRVAFSGVLANSVENADASRALIKFLSSPEAAAAITKAGLAPMSGQ, from the coding sequence ATGAAAGCAGGATCGCTGGCTCGATGGGTTTCCACCCTCGCACTCGCCGCGCTGCTGGCCGCGCAGGGCGCGTCCGCCGCAGAGGTTCGCGTGATGATCTCGGCCGGGTTCTACGGCGCGTATTCGGAACTCGCCCCCGCGTTCGAGAAGGCGAGCGGCCACAAGCTCGTCACGACGCGCGGCCCGTCGATGGGTGATTCGCCCGAAGCCATTCCCGCGCGCATCGGCCGCGGTGAAGGCGTCGATGTCGTCATCATGGACGGCAAGGCGATCGACGATCTGGCGAAGAAGGGACAAGTGCAAGGCGATACCAAGGTTGCCTTCGCGCGCTCGCAGATTGGGATGGTGGTGAAAGCCGGCGCGGCGAAGCCGGACATCTCGACCGTGGATGCCTTCAAGAAGACTCTGCTTTCGGCCAAGTCCATCGCCTACTCGGACAGCAGCAGCGGCACTTACCTTTCCACCGTGCTGTTCCAGCAGCTCGGCGTGTGGGAGCAGATCCAGTCGAAGAGCCGCAAGGTGCGTGGGCCGCCCTCGGGGGAACCCGTCGCCGCGGTCGTTGCGCGCGGGGAGGCGGAGATCGGCTTCCAGCAGGTGAGCGAGCTGATGCACGTGCCGGGCATCGATTTGGTCGGCCCGATTCCCTCGGAGCTGCAATCGCGTGTCGCCTTCTCGGGCGTGCTCGCCAACTCGGTCGAGAACGCGGATGCGAGCCGCGCGCTGATCAAGTTCCTCTCGTCGCCGGAAGCGGCGGCGGCGATTACGAAGGCCGGGCTGGCACCCATGTCCGGACAGTAG
- a CDS encoding SIR2 family protein, whose amino-acid sequence MTFTAATITVRQTLELLDGPFLPVAKGVAEDRYALWLGSGISFGRVPGLQTIIGKVIEYLRSHIDPADTACPFRSALDRALNLASPTAPERARFDISVPFSAWPDTDAIVRRLSTNYARFLDTLVDGKDEDFLLWEAADVRSTYANPSLEPDVEHLCVAILILEGVASTVASANWDGLLERALTKLYPSTNVLVVCVKFTDLRTPALRSTLYKFHGCAVKATANEGEYRRFLVARQSQINGWLSLPDNLGVVDALGSLIGSKPTLMMGLSAQDANIQSLFANSEARTAWPWPGDRPSFVFSEDQVGTDQIGLLQNVYRATFNATNRQAIVEGSLLRAYARQLLPAVVLHALTSKVIALIDLLPGLIDPAGRGMLKEGAITLRNAAASGADGLDRLAYVNALINYVSYFLALFRNGTGVGVDAYEPALPVPIQSLAAYPGLNASGFRECSIAIGLLGLGVLKGWWSLALSKTTDIAAGVLTISNGRRTCRVLLTANSHSALTLVRSGHVEDAPDVVVIQAGELASSYARTPRTPPGRTGKAGAQDVSIASIFSAASSIDELAQRFRMQVSM is encoded by the coding sequence ATGACTTTCACCGCCGCCACAATAACTGTTCGGCAGACGTTAGAACTGCTGGACGGCCCTTTTCTGCCAGTTGCGAAAGGAGTGGCTGAAGACCGCTATGCGCTCTGGCTCGGATCCGGCATCTCGTTTGGACGCGTTCCTGGATTGCAGACAATCATCGGCAAGGTAATTGAATATTTGCGATCTCATATCGACCCAGCCGATACAGCATGTCCGTTCAGAAGCGCCCTCGATCGCGCACTAAACCTCGCCTCGCCAACAGCACCGGAACGGGCTCGCTTTGATATCTCTGTTCCGTTCTCGGCCTGGCCAGACACGGACGCGATAGTCAGGCGACTGTCCACAAACTACGCGCGGTTTCTAGATACTCTTGTCGATGGAAAGGACGAAGACTTCCTACTTTGGGAGGCAGCAGATGTTCGCTCGACGTATGCGAATCCGTCCCTAGAGCCGGACGTCGAGCACCTTTGTGTTGCCATTCTGATTCTCGAGGGCGTCGCCTCGACCGTGGCAAGTGCGAACTGGGATGGTCTCTTGGAGAGGGCTTTGACCAAGCTATATCCCTCCACAAACGTGCTGGTTGTATGCGTGAAGTTCACCGACTTGCGCACACCGGCTCTCCGAAGCACCCTATACAAATTTCACGGATGTGCGGTCAAAGCAACAGCGAATGAGGGCGAGTACAGGCGATTTCTCGTCGCTCGTCAGTCACAGATTAATGGATGGCTCAGTCTCCCCGATAACTTGGGAGTGGTGGATGCTCTCGGCTCACTCATTGGATCGAAGCCAACGCTGATGATGGGTCTGTCGGCGCAGGATGCAAACATTCAGTCTCTCTTTGCAAACTCAGAGGCGAGGACGGCATGGCCCTGGCCAGGAGATCGGCCCAGCTTCGTGTTTTCAGAAGATCAGGTCGGCACCGATCAGATTGGGCTGCTTCAGAACGTCTATCGAGCTACGTTCAACGCCACCAATCGACAAGCAATTGTTGAAGGATCGTTGCTGAGAGCGTACGCAAGACAGCTGCTACCCGCCGTCGTCCTCCACGCACTTACGTCGAAAGTCATCGCACTGATCGACTTATTACCCGGCCTCATCGACCCCGCGGGCAGGGGAATGCTTAAGGAAGGGGCCATCACCCTTCGAAATGCCGCCGCATCTGGCGCCGACGGTCTTGACCGGCTCGCGTATGTGAACGCCCTGATCAACTATGTTTCCTATTTTCTCGCGCTATTTAGAAATGGGACGGGCGTCGGCGTTGACGCGTACGAACCGGCTCTTCCCGTCCCGATTCAGTCTCTTGCGGCCTATCCAGGGCTCAATGCATCTGGATTTCGCGAATGTTCGATTGCGATTGGACTATTGGGTTTGGGTGTTCTAAAGGGCTGGTGGTCTTTGGCTCTCTCGAAAACTACGGACATCGCTGCGGGCGTCTTGACCATCTCGAATGGGCGACGTACATGCAGAGTGCTCCTTACGGCAAATAGTCACTCCGCACTCACGCTAGTTAGGAGTGGTCACGTCGAAGACGCACCAGATGTGGTGGTAATACAAGCAGGCGAGCTTGCCTCTTCCTATGCGCGAACCCCGCGAACGCCACCAGGACGGACGGGGAAAGCCGGTGCACAGGACGTCAGTATCGCCAGCATATTCTCTGCTGCGAGCAGCATCGATGAGCTAGCCCAGAGGTTCCGCATGCAGGTGTCGATGTGA
- a CDS encoding AAA family ATPase, protein MSSARLKSLSITNFRSIRGTINVPLDAPVVLIHGQNGTGKTSLLSALELALTGRVQSFQRIDVNYAAHLIHKEAQSASVKAACENYGNDTQWGVATIDSDGITATPLLSSDDSHHYGERCFLAQATLGRLLELYEGGSARQSETPLTRFVKDLLGLDHLDALIDGLHDAGDVRRLKGTVPRYWEVREDIPEIGKRSVASQKELAELRVRMAAFRTSLDPILVGMAISVPAEMPLEELARLLGSANEDAPLQELAGLQREVSSAREQWNVLVPTDSQAEIVALEVEAKRTEARFREWELGPGREVEALKTKVRSVLPSIEHSDLISTPWHLSWASVVRREMEERASALSQSKGLDERIAQLAQEIAQAKARDQALEGQLNQLAISSGPLAQSLSEILTHIQSDECPVCMRDFKEKSDLPLHAFVANRVAALSENASRIQEISRARALSRSASSALDRELAALSSRQLNQSATDTLKSVQATFAELLSALAGIGTIAAEGTAIGEAALVAARRLSERRHRDQMATAIRSVVDRVGALLGLQELGASETIDAALGRFDAVISARKQRLLRSQQDRREASRLVSNLTDLRDRAGRLELEVAQFEQRLTRLIASKHNADAAVESAKALARGARETKANIVRRVFNESLNTLWKDLFVRLAPEEPFVPSFAVPPDASGSVEAILETRYRNGGIGGNPREMLSAGNLNTAALTLFLALHLSVDAHLPWLVIDDPVQSMDEVHIAQFAALLRTLSKQHGRQVVIAVHEKPLFDYLSLELSPAFQNDRLITIELARNASGETVLKYEPIVWHRDSWLTAA, encoded by the coding sequence ATGAGTTCAGCTCGACTCAAGTCATTGTCCATAACGAACTTTCGGAGCATCCGAGGAACCATAAACGTCCCCCTCGATGCGCCAGTTGTGCTGATACACGGACAGAATGGAACGGGGAAAACTAGCCTTCTATCTGCACTCGAGTTGGCACTCACCGGGCGAGTTCAATCGTTTCAACGAATTGACGTCAACTACGCTGCACATCTAATACACAAAGAGGCACAAAGCGCTTCGGTCAAAGCTGCTTGCGAGAACTACGGCAACGACACCCAATGGGGTGTTGCGACGATCGACAGCGATGGGATCACTGCGACTCCCTTGCTATCGAGCGATGACTCCCACCACTACGGGGAGCGCTGCTTTCTAGCTCAGGCCACCTTGGGTCGATTGTTGGAACTATACGAGGGAGGCAGCGCGCGCCAGTCGGAAACGCCCTTAACAAGGTTCGTGAAGGACCTGCTTGGACTCGATCACCTCGACGCCCTGATCGACGGCCTTCATGACGCGGGAGACGTGCGCAGGCTCAAGGGTACGGTTCCCCGGTACTGGGAAGTGCGCGAGGACATTCCGGAGATTGGGAAACGGTCGGTCGCCAGTCAGAAGGAGTTGGCCGAGCTCAGGGTGCGAATGGCGGCTTTCAGAACGTCCCTAGATCCGATCCTTGTGGGGATGGCCATTTCAGTTCCGGCCGAGATGCCGCTTGAGGAACTTGCTCGCCTTCTAGGTTCGGCCAACGAAGATGCGCCTCTCCAGGAGCTTGCCGGCCTTCAGCGGGAAGTATCTTCGGCGCGCGAGCAGTGGAACGTCCTAGTTCCAACCGACTCGCAAGCGGAGATCGTCGCGCTGGAAGTCGAGGCGAAGCGCACTGAAGCGCGCTTCAGGGAGTGGGAACTGGGTCCAGGTCGCGAAGTCGAGGCCTTGAAGACTAAGGTTCGGTCGGTTCTGCCCTCGATAGAGCATTCTGACCTCATAAGCACTCCATGGCACCTCTCATGGGCCAGTGTGGTTAGGAGGGAAATGGAGGAGCGCGCGTCGGCCCTATCGCAGTCGAAAGGTCTTGATGAACGCATTGCGCAATTGGCCCAAGAGATTGCGCAGGCGAAGGCCCGCGACCAAGCGCTTGAGGGGCAACTAAATCAGCTTGCCATCAGCAGCGGGCCGTTGGCTCAGTCCTTGAGTGAGATTCTTACTCACATTCAATCCGATGAGTGCCCGGTATGCATGCGTGATTTCAAGGAGAAATCGGATCTGCCGCTCCATGCCTTCGTGGCGAATCGCGTTGCAGCTCTCTCAGAGAACGCCAGCCGAATTCAGGAGATTTCGCGAGCGCGCGCACTCTCCCGCTCAGCGTCGTCCGCTCTTGACCGCGAGCTCGCTGCACTCTCGTCCCGACAGCTCAATCAGAGCGCCACGGACACGCTGAAGTCGGTGCAAGCCACGTTCGCCGAATTGCTCTCGGCCTTGGCGGGGATAGGCACCATAGCAGCTGAAGGAACAGCTATCGGTGAGGCGGCACTGGTAGCCGCAAGGCGCCTTTCCGAGCGACGCCACCGCGACCAGATGGCCACTGCAATTCGTAGCGTGGTGGATCGAGTCGGGGCCCTATTAGGACTTCAGGAGCTGGGGGCGTCGGAGACCATTGATGCGGCCTTGGGGAGATTTGACGCCGTGATTTCTGCACGGAAGCAGCGTCTTCTACGTTCCCAGCAAGATCGGCGAGAGGCGTCGAGATTGGTAAGTAATTTGACCGATCTGCGTGATCGGGCAGGTCGGCTTGAGTTGGAAGTCGCACAGTTTGAGCAACGGCTGACTCGATTGATTGCCTCGAAGCACAATGCAGATGCTGCGGTTGAAAGTGCAAAGGCTCTCGCCCGAGGGGCACGTGAGACTAAGGCGAACATCGTGCGTCGCGTTTTTAATGAATCTCTAAACACGCTGTGGAAGGACTTGTTCGTGCGACTGGCACCAGAAGAACCCTTTGTGCCCAGTTTTGCAGTACCCCCGGACGCATCGGGTTCCGTTGAGGCCATCCTCGAGACGCGTTATCGAAACGGAGGCATCGGCGGCAATCCGAGAGAGATGTTGAGCGCCGGCAACCTCAATACGGCGGCACTTACTCTCTTTCTCGCTCTACATCTCTCAGTCGATGCCCATCTCCCGTGGTTGGTCATTGACGATCCCGTTCAAAGCATGGATGAGGTACACATCGCGCAGTTCGCGGCTCTGCTGAGAACTCTATCGAAGCAGCACGGCCGCCAAGTCGTCATCGCTGTTCATGAAAAGCCCTTGTTTGATTACTTGAGCCTGGAGTTGAGTCCCGCATTTCAGAACGATCGCTTGATCACTATCGAGCTTGCCCGGAATGCGAGCGGGGAGACGGTCTTAAAATATGAGCCAATTGTGTGGCACAGGGATTCTTGGCTCACCGCAGCATGA
- a CDS encoding Crp/Fnr family transcriptional regulator: protein MSVILSMFEATQGTRHEAGTTIFSRGDAGNIMYVILEGQVDLRITDGILETLGPGEPFGEMSLIDSEPRVASAVTRTPCRLMSITERQFLDLIHDTPYFGLEVMKVMAKRLRRMNANAGSA, encoded by the coding sequence ATGAGCGTCATCCTCAGCATGTTCGAAGCCACGCAGGGAACGCGTCACGAAGCAGGCACCACCATCTTCTCGCGAGGTGATGCGGGCAACATCATGTACGTGATCCTGGAAGGCCAGGTGGACCTGAGGATCACCGACGGCATCCTCGAGACCCTGGGGCCCGGCGAACCCTTCGGGGAGATGTCCCTCATCGACAGCGAGCCGCGCGTGGCGAGTGCCGTCACCCGCACGCCCTGCAGGCTGATGTCGATCACCGAGCGCCAGTTCCTGGACCTGATCCACGACACGCCCTACTTCGGGCTCGAGGTCATGAAGGTGATGGCGAAGCGGCTGCGACGGATGAACGCGAACGCGGGCTCTGCGTAG